The following are from one region of the Candidatus Eisenbacteria bacterium genome:
- a CDS encoding glutamate synthase has translation MNAREISERILLSRCGLPGAGPPAPRKGEEEGGCGVVGLISSERVDGKHIRRPCEQMHNRGNGKGGGVAAIGLSPNSMGLSQSELNENYLIQIAFLDETIQKELEERYVFPVFDVRERKRVPTLPDFRELDTLTLRPPTVFRYLARVKHSVLEEFRKGNGLPDISPGIAEDEIVFQNSFRINSEYYASHGAQRAFVLCHGKDILVFKIVGYAEEALSYYLLDDLKANLWVGHQRYPTKGKVWHPGGAHPFTGLNEILVHNGDFANYFSVCEYLRQRNIFPLFLTDTEVSVLLFDLWTRVYGYPLEYVIEALAPTTERDFHVLPEEKKRIYRAIQASHIHGSPDGPWFFIVGRSLTKRRVIELLGITDTAMLRPQVFALSEGEVQVGLIASEKQAIDSALSSLRQSDERFCDVADKYWNARGGSHTDGGAFIFSLRESDSGKKILECRNKFGELITTTNHSGSGQRDGGELRRNFSTLAQCIDEGVVSFLSRNGTGEGSPFSISGPSWPSRLAELAEPEIARSTAGDELREEALSSLVRLRDLYFPQQMKRSKFVSLVDTEIDKLLRSVPLVGSDHPSRHRLLNWELRGKLVPPQRDDVVLFIDSRSFPADGEDSLAGTVAHCHSLGFRQLTIFGMRGQRFVACGLGHSSHGFRVDVLGSSGDYLGSGLDGADVYVHGSGQDQLGQILKRGTLVVYGDVGQTFMYGAKGGEAYVLGNAAGRPLINAVGRPRVVINGTCLDYLAEAFMAGDPLNGGGFVVINGITFTSDGNVVDLETPYPGCNLFSLASGGAIYIRDPGRVVDEDQLNGGRFAEFTARDWEVILPYLRRNESLFGISIEKNLLTFKGEEKTPAEVYRKVEATVVSALMPEGE, from the coding sequence ATGAATGCACGGGAGATTTCAGAAAGAATTCTTTTGTCCAGGTGCGGACTTCCTGGCGCTGGGCCGCCTGCCCCGAGGAAGGGCGAGGAAGAAGGTGGGTGCGGAGTAGTGGGGCTCATTTCCTCAGAGCGGGTTGACGGGAAGCACATAAGAAGGCCTTGCGAACAGATGCACAATAGAGGAAATGGGAAAGGCGGCGGGGTTGCCGCGATAGGCCTGTCGCCGAATTCGATGGGACTGTCTCAATCAGAGCTCAACGAGAATTACCTCATTCAAATTGCATTTCTCGATGAAACGATCCAGAAGGAGCTTGAGGAGAGGTATGTTTTTCCGGTTTTTGACGTCAGAGAGAGAAAGCGGGTCCCCACTCTCCCGGATTTCAGAGAACTGGATACGCTGACGCTAAGGCCACCGACTGTGTTCAGATATCTTGCCAGGGTGAAACATTCTGTTCTCGAAGAATTCCGGAAGGGAAACGGCCTTCCTGATATCAGCCCGGGAATAGCTGAAGATGAGATTGTCTTCCAGAACAGCTTCAGGATCAACTCGGAGTACTATGCGTCTCACGGCGCCCAAAGGGCATTTGTCCTCTGCCACGGAAAGGACATCCTGGTGTTTAAGATCGTGGGATATGCAGAGGAAGCGCTGTCTTACTATTTGCTGGATGATCTGAAAGCCAATCTCTGGGTAGGACATCAGCGGTATCCGACAAAAGGAAAGGTGTGGCATCCCGGCGGCGCTCATCCATTCACCGGGCTCAATGAGATTCTTGTTCATAACGGAGACTTCGCGAATTATTTCTCAGTATGCGAATACCTAAGGCAGCGCAACATCTTTCCGCTCTTCCTGACAGATACGGAGGTCTCGGTGCTTCTCTTTGACCTCTGGACAAGGGTTTACGGCTACCCGCTTGAGTACGTGATTGAGGCCTTGGCCCCGACAACCGAACGTGATTTTCATGTCCTTCCGGAAGAGAAGAAGCGGATCTACAGAGCGATTCAGGCTTCTCATATTCACGGCTCGCCCGACGGCCCCTGGTTTTTCATCGTCGGGCGGTCGCTGACCAAGAGAAGAGTCATCGAACTTCTCGGCATAACCGACACTGCAATGCTCAGGCCGCAGGTCTTCGCGCTCAGCGAGGGTGAGGTGCAAGTCGGACTAATAGCTTCCGAGAAACAGGCCATCGACAGCGCTTTGTCGAGCCTCAGACAGTCCGACGAGAGATTCTGCGACGTGGCAGACAAGTACTGGAACGCTCGGGGAGGAAGCCACACTGACGGCGGGGCATTTATTTTCAGTCTCCGGGAGAGTGACAGCGGGAAGAAGATTCTGGAGTGCCGCAACAAGTTTGGTGAACTTATAACGACAACGAATCATTCCGGCTCCGGGCAGAGGGACGGCGGAGAACTGAGGAGGAACTTCAGCACGCTGGCTCAATGCATTGACGAAGGCGTAGTCTCATTTCTTTCACGAAATGGAACCGGCGAAGGCAGCCCGTTTTCGATATCAGGACCATCCTGGCCATCGCGGCTTGCGGAGCTGGCAGAGCCGGAAATCGCCCGTTCTACCGCAGGGGATGAGCTCAGGGAGGAGGCGCTCTCTTCTCTCGTAAGGCTCAGAGACCTCTACTTTCCGCAGCAGATGAAGAGAAGCAAGTTCGTATCCCTTGTGGACACTGAGATTGACAAACTCCTGAGATCAGTTCCGCTGGTTGGCTCTGATCATCCCTCAAGACATCGCCTTCTCAATTGGGAACTGCGGGGAAAGTTGGTCCCGCCGCAAAGGGACGATGTTGTGCTCTTCATTGATTCCCGTTCATTCCCTGCTGACGGAGAAGATAGTCTGGCAGGGACGGTGGCTCACTGTCATAGTCTGGGATTCAGACAGTTAACGATTTTCGGGATGAGGGGTCAAAGGTTTGTTGCGTGCGGCCTCGGCCACTCCTCTCACGGGTTCAGAGTGGATGTGCTGGGAAGTTCAGGTGACTATCTGGGCTCCGGCCTTGATGGCGCCGACGTATATGTGCACGGGTCCGGACAGGATCAGCTGGGGCAGATTCTGAAAAGGGGAACCCTGGTCGTGTATGGCGATGTCGGTCAGACCTTTATGTACGGCGCAAAGGGCGGCGAGGCGTATGTCCTCGGTAATGCAGCGGGGAGGCCTCTCATAAATGCCGTCGGAAGGCCAAGGGTTGTCATAAACGGGACATGCCTTGACTATCTTGCCGAAGCTTTCATGGCCGGCGACCCTTTGAACGGCGGAGGGTTTGTAGTCATAAACGGTATCACGTTCACATCAGACGGAAACGTTGTTGACCTTGAGACGCCCTATCCGGGGTGTAACCTTTTCTCTCTTGCCTCCGGAGGTGCAATATACATAAGAGATCCCGGAAGAGTGGTTGACGAAGACCAGTTGAACGGCGGCAGGTTCGCGGAGTTTACAGCAAGGGACTGGGAGGTTATACTTCCTTACCTGAGAAGAAACGAATCGCTGTTTGGAATTTCGATTGAGAAAAACCTTCTGACATTCAAGGGAGAAGAAAAAACGCCTGCGGAGGTGTACAGAAAGGTTGAGGCAACCGTAGTTTCGGCTCTTATGCCGGAAGGCGAATAA
- a CDS encoding glutamate synthase-related protein — protein sequence MKSDNNGMKGQSSKYSIETTAAPGRTTPLAKFLIERLDGCTACGICASACIYGAHSRREEDPRRMSDPTNHLCKNCFRCIQECPKEVLVTRLNPAYSLLGDEHWTPEIIASNWYQAETGRIPVLGAGFRGSFSGPGFDSMWTDMSEIVRPTRDGIHGREYISTSVDIGGASPFLEFSGNSAVGDLEVPLEIPVPFVFLRPPFGVLGKGTLCSFVEAASKLETVFFTDTGHIEDEMAGFLPCLVPDFGTGGNELESWRETAKKCVSGPFMPKLIEVDSKVGADEFRKLLKEFNGSRIVVKVRFSKDTLNTVLDFFSAGARVFHLHANCNARIDGNENEYLTVPLRKVHLGLVEKAIRDQVTLIVSGGMAAPEHAAKSIICGADVVGIDIALLVGLGCSVCRECREGRSCPANLESVESDWGSSRIVNLIAAWRNQLLEVLGAMGLREIRRLRGDVGRAIFFSELEEEAFGVIGESSRPVTDGRVFFGPRNFPLPEVMRSPFPAYYRNDVPVHKVLRSSSCISCGNCVSLCPFGVHKRPRGFKQTLPPFSSRCIGFNCKGNDFYCIDKCPTNSLSLEKGTLDETLGDLRWTHELILSNWEEAENGRPPRNGLEFRTGNSGGGFDSLFFKFPNVDSGVSPEEVDLSIELNRRKSGQRITIPVPFYGGGMSYGSISIETMLARARAAMAFGTFVSTGEGGYPEELREYKDHVITQIATGLFGVSEGTIQISRMVEFKYAQGAKPGLGGHLLADKNTEDVARMREAISGTSLFSPFPFHSVYSVEDHKKHVDWVKAINPQVLISVKVSTPTDIDMVAVGSYYAGANIVHLDGGYGGTGAAPEIAKKNIAMPIEYAIPRVHRFLEKEGIRDEVVLIASGGIRTASDIAKAIALGADGVVLGTSELVALGCVRCGNCESGRGCPRGIATTDRELKTLVDPEWGAQRLINLFHAYMTELREILSGLGLRSISELRGRTDLLGKDGEAAKR from the coding sequence GTGAAAAGTGACAACAACGGGATGAAAGGGCAGAGCAGCAAGTATTCAATCGAAACCACGGCTGCTCCAGGGAGGACTACCCCTCTCGCAAAGTTTCTCATTGAAAGACTTGATGGCTGTACGGCGTGCGGGATTTGTGCCTCAGCCTGCATATACGGGGCTCATTCAAGAAGGGAAGAAGACCCGAGAAGAATGAGCGATCCTACCAACCATCTTTGCAAGAATTGCTTCCGCTGTATTCAAGAATGCCCCAAGGAAGTCCTTGTCACCAGACTCAATCCGGCATACTCCTTGCTCGGTGACGAGCATTGGACCCCTGAGATAATCGCATCCAATTGGTACCAGGCGGAAACCGGCAGGATCCCGGTTCTTGGCGCCGGCTTTAGAGGAAGCTTCAGCGGGCCAGGATTCGATTCCATGTGGACCGACATGTCTGAAATCGTGCGGCCGACCAGGGATGGAATTCATGGAAGAGAATATATCAGCACGTCTGTGGATATCGGAGGCGCAAGCCCTTTCCTTGAGTTCTCAGGGAATTCAGCGGTTGGCGATCTCGAAGTCCCGCTTGAGATCCCCGTGCCTTTTGTTTTTCTGAGGCCTCCGTTCGGAGTCCTGGGAAAAGGAACTCTCTGCTCGTTTGTCGAGGCTGCCTCCAAACTGGAGACTGTCTTCTTCACAGACACCGGGCATATCGAAGATGAGATGGCCGGCTTCCTTCCATGCCTTGTTCCGGACTTCGGAACCGGAGGCAACGAACTTGAGAGCTGGCGGGAGACCGCAAAGAAATGCGTGTCAGGGCCGTTCATGCCGAAGCTCATTGAGGTTGACTCCAAGGTCGGAGCAGACGAGTTTCGGAAACTGCTGAAGGAGTTCAATGGCAGCCGCATAGTGGTCAAGGTCCGTTTCTCGAAGGACACTCTGAACACGGTTCTCGACTTCTTCTCGGCCGGGGCGCGAGTATTTCACCTGCACGCCAACTGCAATGCCAGGATCGACGGCAATGAAAACGAATACCTCACGGTTCCGCTCCGGAAGGTTCACCTCGGCCTTGTTGAGAAGGCAATCAGGGATCAGGTTACCCTCATAGTGAGCGGAGGGATGGCTGCACCGGAACACGCGGCGAAGAGCATCATCTGCGGCGCTGACGTTGTTGGAATTGATATTGCCCTTCTTGTAGGTCTTGGATGTTCCGTATGCCGTGAGTGCCGGGAGGGAAGGAGCTGCCCGGCAAATCTTGAGAGTGTCGAGAGTGACTGGGGATCTTCGAGAATCGTAAATCTTATCGCTGCCTGGCGAAACCAATTGCTCGAAGTCCTCGGAGCCATGGGGTTGAGGGAGATCAGGCGCCTGAGGGGCGATGTCGGGAGAGCGATCTTCTTCAGCGAGCTTGAGGAAGAGGCGTTCGGCGTTATTGGGGAAAGCTCTAGGCCCGTCACGGACGGACGAGTGTTCTTCGGCCCAAGAAATTTCCCCCTGCCCGAAGTTATGCGTTCTCCATTCCCCGCGTATTATCGAAATGACGTGCCGGTCCACAAAGTCTTGAGAAGTTCTTCATGCATAAGCTGCGGCAACTGCGTATCCCTCTGCCCGTTTGGCGTCCACAAACGACCCAGAGGTTTCAAGCAGACACTGCCTCCCTTCAGCTCAAGATGCATCGGCTTTAACTGCAAGGGCAATGATTTCTACTGCATCGATAAGTGCCCAACGAATTCGCTCTCGCTTGAGAAGGGCACGCTTGATGAGACCCTCGGAGATCTGCGGTGGACGCATGAGCTCATTCTTTCGAACTGGGAGGAGGCGGAAAATGGACGGCCGCCGCGCAATGGTCTTGAGTTCAGAACCGGGAATTCCGGCGGCGGGTTCGACAGCCTGTTTTTCAAATTCCCAAACGTTGACTCTGGAGTGTCGCCGGAAGAAGTGGACTTGTCCATTGAATTGAACAGGAGGAAAAGCGGCCAAAGAATCACGATTCCGGTTCCGTTCTACGGTGGCGGCATGTCCTACGGCTCCATAAGCATTGAGACGATGCTCGCCAGAGCCAGGGCGGCTATGGCCTTCGGGACATTCGTCTCAACCGGAGAAGGGGGCTACCCTGAGGAGCTGAGAGAGTATAAGGACCACGTGATTACCCAGATAGCTACCGGTCTCTTTGGTGTGAGCGAGGGCACGATACAGATATCCCGAATGGTCGAATTCAAGTATGCCCAGGGAGCAAAGCCGGGCCTCGGCGGACACTTGCTTGCAGACAAGAACACAGAAGACGTGGCAAGGATGAGAGAGGCGATCTCAGGTACCAGTCTCTTTTCTCCTTTTCCTTTTCACAGCGTCTATTCGGTTGAGGACCACAAGAAACACGTTGACTGGGTGAAGGCCATCAACCCACAGGTGTTAATCTCAGTGAAAGTCTCAACGCCAACCGACATCGACATGGTTGCTGTCGGCAGCTACTATGCCGGTGCAAACATCGTCCACCTCGACGGAGGATACGGAGGAACCGGAGCGGCTCCGGAGATAGCAAAGAAAAACATAGCGATGCCCATAGAATATGCAATTCCGCGAGTCCATCGGTTTCTCGAAAAAGAGGGGATCAGGGACGAAGTCGTACTCATAGCAAGCGGTGGAATCCGGACTGCGTCTGATATTGCAAAAGCAATAGCTTTGGGAGCAGACGGCGTGGTTCTCGGGACCTCCGAGCTCGTTGCCCTGGGATGTGTGAGGTGCGGGAACTGTGAGAGCGGGAGGGGATGTCCGAGGGGAATTGCGACGACCGACAGGGAACTAAAAACCCTGGTTGACCCGGAATGGGGAGCACAGAGGTTAATAAACCTCTTTCATGCTTACATGACAGAGCTTAGAGAGATCCTGTCAGGACTTGGGCTGCGAAGCATTTCGGAACTCAGGGGACGAACAGACTTGCTGGGCAAGGACGGCGAGGCAGCAAAGCGATGA
- a CDS encoding FAD-binding protein, which translates to MSNKFLHMLRREAGSEAKIFTKNSLLHIYSFDQSDLPGLVRFFLRTRPDFVFQPHTSNALKTFMILASKEGIPVVPRGSGSWGLGGCLAPIGGAVVDLSFLSGIIEVNEAEQYFTAQAGAKWFEADAALAHFGLGLKAHPTSWFSTIGGWLSTGGVGVGSLKYGHFSNQVRFVEFLTANGETLKVERGDESFPLLFGSEGQLGIVKTISVSAMKREKPWMVAASFAEPPDAMGLIDELLKNVSTVTDARLIDGIRLAQLDLYSGDRLFGDSSVLFVQGTGEGLDETRRIIGGSSNISELEGYKAQFLWHEMFSPLKAKRLGPGIVAVSLVVERRNLCELLALFRDKLEGVRMGFDAYFGPNDEAHVMGFLPVGQPSSPGFLLSSVIPYYLTGLGLRLGARPYGIGLWNAPFLTSSIGNAELERLRKLKLSFDPHAIMNPGKFLTVEKLEPFWRMLFSTTSAGLFSMIGRGFIHAKGIASSPGETLELARRFPRSERSDLKYSTLLCSRCGSCVPVCPAYLLTGDEMVSAKGKLMVSSFSMEEELFQCMHCKACTDVCQSALRLEDAWNELELSIEKERGRPFAEIEDFVKRIEEAKIMERPNLG; encoded by the coding sequence GTGAGTAACAAATTTCTTCACATGCTCAGGAGAGAGGCCGGGAGCGAAGCCAAAATCTTCACGAAGAACTCTCTTCTCCACATCTATTCCTTTGACCAGAGTGATCTCCCCGGCTTGGTGAGATTCTTCCTCAGAACCCGGCCTGATTTCGTCTTTCAACCGCATACTTCCAACGCCCTCAAGACATTCATGATACTTGCATCAAAGGAAGGCATTCCAGTGGTGCCTCGAGGTTCCGGCTCCTGGGGGCTTGGCGGCTGCCTCGCGCCAATCGGAGGCGCAGTCGTGGATCTGTCTTTTCTTTCCGGCATCATAGAGGTCAACGAGGCAGAGCAGTATTTCACGGCGCAGGCAGGGGCAAAGTGGTTCGAAGCCGACGCAGCTTTGGCTCATTTCGGACTTGGGCTCAAGGCTCACCCTACAAGCTGGTTTTCTACAATAGGCGGTTGGCTTTCCACGGGCGGTGTGGGAGTTGGAAGCCTCAAATACGGGCACTTCTCAAATCAGGTGAGGTTCGTTGAATTTCTGACTGCAAATGGAGAGACATTGAAAGTGGAAAGAGGAGACGAGAGTTTCCCTCTGCTCTTTGGCTCTGAAGGTCAGCTTGGAATCGTAAAGACGATTTCGGTTTCAGCAATGAAAAGAGAGAAGCCCTGGATGGTCGCAGCGTCGTTCGCGGAACCTCCCGATGCCATGGGACTCATTGATGAGCTTCTTAAGAATGTCAGTACGGTCACAGATGCAAGACTAATTGATGGAATAAGGCTCGCGCAGCTTGATCTCTACTCAGGCGATAGACTTTTTGGAGATTCATCAGTGCTCTTTGTCCAGGGAACCGGTGAGGGCCTTGATGAGACAAGACGAATCATCGGCGGGTCTTCGAATATCAGTGAGCTTGAAGGCTACAAGGCTCAGTTCCTCTGGCATGAGATGTTCTCTCCGTTGAAAGCTAAACGGCTTGGCCCCGGAATAGTCGCGGTGAGTCTGGTTGTCGAAAGAAGAAATCTGTGTGAGCTTCTCGCCCTTTTCAGAGACAAGCTAGAAGGAGTGAGAATGGGGTTCGACGCGTATTTCGGCCCGAACGATGAAGCTCACGTGATGGGATTCCTGCCGGTAGGCCAACCTTCATCTCCAGGTTTTCTTCTTTCGTCAGTAATTCCCTACTACCTCACCGGCCTGGGGCTGAGACTCGGGGCAAGGCCGTATGGAATTGGACTCTGGAATGCTCCTTTTCTCACCAGCTCCATCGGGAATGCAGAATTGGAGAGGCTCAGGAAACTGAAGCTTTCGTTTGATCCTCACGCAATCATGAATCCTGGGAAGTTTCTTACTGTTGAGAAGCTTGAACCCTTCTGGAGAATGCTTTTCTCCACGACATCGGCCGGACTGTTCTCGATGATCGGCCGCGGTTTCATTCATGCAAAGGGTATTGCCTCAAGCCCCGGCGAAACTCTGGAGTTGGCCAGAAGATTCCCCCGCTCGGAACGGAGTGACCTGAAATATTCAACTCTCCTGTGTTCGAGATGTGGTTCCTGTGTTCCGGTTTGTCCTGCATATCTTCTCACAGGTGACGAAATGGTCTCCGCAAAGGGAAAACTCATGGTCTCTTCTTTCTCAATGGAGGAAGAGCTCTTTCAGTGCATGCACTGCAAAGCCTGTACGGATGTTTGCCAGAGCGCACTTCGGCTCGAGGACGCATGGAATGAACTTGAGCTTTCCATTGAAAAGGAACGGGGGAGGCCTTTCGCTGAAATTGAGGATTTTGTAAAGAGAATTGAAGAGGCAAAGATAATGGAAAGGCCGAACCTCGGATGA
- a CDS encoding NAD+ synthase has product MRRLRLALAQINVTVGDLAGNSEKIVEWTQMARKAGADVVAFPELVITGYPPEDLLLKPAFVKENLKYLDVVASKTKGIVSIVGFVDKQVGIHNALAVIHDGDVKAIYRKMYLPNYGVFDEKRYFEPGTECLVFSIDGINVGVNICEDIWHPDGPAKTEVVSGGAEIVINISSSPYHAGKGEMRERMLVTRAMDNAACVGYVNLVGGQDELLFDGRSLIIDQKGNIKARALTFEEELLISDIDVDDIFRARLHDPRVREKKPGVSSGEEKLAFVKLDQEIQFPKPATPPQIHESLPLVEEIYKGLVLGTRDYVRKNGFRKVVLGLSGGIDSSLTAVISVDALGKANVLGVFLPSQFTSSESAEDTHELCSRLGIELITIPITDILEKCKQSLDPVFRGHEENITEENLQARIRGTLLMAISNKFGHLVFSTGNKSELSTGYCTLYGDMVGGFAVIKDVPKELVYSLAGMRNKNGSPIPERVLTKVPSAELKPNQKDEDTLPPYPVLDPILEFYIEKDMSLAEITSMGYDEATVKAVIDMVDRSEYKRRQGPLGIKISPRAFGKDRRLPITNRFRERIQSE; this is encoded by the coding sequence GTGAGACGGTTAAGACTAGCTCTTGCCCAGATAAATGTTACGGTTGGCGATCTGGCCGGAAACTCTGAGAAGATTGTCGAGTGGACGCAGATGGCAAGGAAAGCCGGGGCAGATGTTGTCGCCTTCCCGGAGCTCGTAATTACCGGTTATCCTCCCGAAGACCTTCTCCTCAAGCCTGCTTTTGTGAAGGAGAATCTCAAGTATCTTGATGTAGTCGCATCGAAGACGAAAGGCATCGTCTCAATAGTCGGGTTTGTGGATAAGCAGGTTGGCATACACAATGCGCTTGCAGTCATTCATGATGGAGACGTGAAGGCGATCTACAGAAAGATGTATCTCCCAAACTACGGCGTTTTTGATGAGAAGCGGTATTTCGAACCCGGCACAGAGTGTCTGGTTTTCTCGATAGACGGAATAAACGTCGGAGTGAACATTTGTGAAGACATCTGGCACCCAGATGGCCCCGCAAAGACAGAGGTCGTTTCCGGAGGTGCCGAAATCGTGATCAACATTTCATCCTCCCCGTATCATGCAGGTAAGGGTGAGATGCGAGAGAGAATGCTTGTCACAAGAGCCATGGACAATGCGGCATGCGTTGGATATGTAAATCTTGTCGGCGGACAGGATGAGCTCCTTTTTGACGGGAGAAGTTTGATCATCGATCAAAAAGGAAATATCAAGGCCAGGGCTCTCACCTTCGAAGAAGAGCTTCTCATTTCCGATATCGATGTGGACGACATCTTCAGGGCCAGGCTTCATGATCCCAGAGTAAGGGAAAAGAAACCAGGAGTCTCTTCCGGTGAGGAGAAGCTTGCATTTGTGAAGCTCGACCAGGAGATTCAGTTCCCAAAACCTGCAACCCCGCCGCAAATCCACGAAAGTCTGCCGCTCGTCGAGGAGATCTACAAAGGGCTTGTGCTTGGAACAAGGGACTATGTCCGTAAGAACGGTTTCAGGAAAGTCGTGCTGGGGTTGAGCGGCGGAATTGATTCCTCGCTCACTGCAGTGATCTCGGTGGATGCGCTCGGCAAAGCAAATGTTCTCGGAGTTTTCCTTCCTTCCCAGTTCACTTCGAGCGAAAGTGCTGAAGATACACACGAGCTTTGCAGCAGGTTAGGCATCGAGCTCATCACAATACCCATAACGGACATCCTTGAAAAGTGCAAGCAGAGCCTGGATCCGGTTTTCAGAGGCCATGAGGAGAATATCACCGAGGAGAACCTTCAGGCCCGGATAAGAGGGACACTCCTCATGGCAATATCAAACAAATTCGGTCACCTGGTGTTTTCAACCGGCAATAAGAGCGAGCTGTCAACGGGTTATTGCACACTCTATGGAGACATGGTCGGCGGATTCGCAGTGATAAAAGATGTGCCCAAGGAGCTTGTATACTCTCTTGCCGGCATGCGCAACAAGAACGGTTCACCCATCCCGGAACGAGTGCTTACCAAGGTGCCTTCAGCCGAACTTAAGCCAAACCAGAAGGACGAAGACACGCTGCCTCCGTATCCAGTTCTTGACCCGATTCTTGAGTTTTACATAGAGAAGGACATGAGTCTTGCCGAAATAACTTCAATGGGGTACGACGAGGCGACAGTCAAGGCCGTCATAGACATGGTTGACCGAAGCGAGTATAAGAGAAGGCAGGGCCCCCTTGGAATCAAGATAAGTCCCCGTGCGTTCGGTAAGGATAGAAGGCTTCCCATAACCAATAGATTCAGGGAGAGAATCCAGAGTGAATGA
- the queC gene encoding 7-cyano-7-deazaguanine synthase QueC, producing MKSEIAIVLASGGMDSLVCAAIASQTHELAFLHLNYGQRTEVRELKAFREQAKFYRARHELVVNVEYLKKIGGSSLTDERIPIPGADLSRTGIPSSYVPFRNANILSIAVSWGEVIEAEKIFFGAVEADSSGYPDCRKEFVDSFNKVIECGTKPGTSMTVVAPLIGMKKSEIVRKGMELDAPFELSWSCYSRNDVACGNCESCALRLRAFKEAGARDPIPYVEETRRM from the coding sequence TTGAAAAGCGAAATTGCAATAGTCCTCGCAAGCGGAGGTATGGACAGTCTGGTCTGCGCGGCAATTGCTTCTCAGACCCATGAGCTCGCATTTCTCCATCTCAACTATGGGCAGAGGACTGAAGTGAGGGAGCTCAAAGCATTCAGAGAGCAGGCGAAATTCTACAGAGCAAGGCATGAGCTCGTCGTGAATGTTGAATATCTGAAGAAAATTGGAGGCTCGAGCCTGACGGACGAGAGAATTCCCATTCCCGGTGCAGACCTCAGCAGAACTGGAATTCCCTCTTCATACGTTCCCTTCAGGAACGCGAACATTCTTTCAATTGCAGTTTCCTGGGGTGAAGTGATAGAAGCGGAGAAAATATTCTTTGGAGCTGTTGAGGCGGATAGTTCAGGGTACCCGGACTGCAGAAAAGAGTTTGTTGATTCATTCAACAAAGTGATAGAGTGTGGCACGAAGCCGGGGACGAGTATGACGGTTGTCGCTCCGCTCATAGGAATGAAGAAGAGTGAAATTGTGAGAAAAGGCATGGAGTTGGACGCACCATTTGAGCTCTCCTGGTCCTGCTATTCGAGAAACGATGTGGCATGTGGAAACTGCGAAAGCTGCGCGCTCAGGTTGAGGGCGTTCAAGGAAGCGGGAGCCCGGGACCCCATCCCCTACGTTGAAGAGACAAGGAGGATGTGA
- a CDS encoding radical SAM protein, with protein sequence MSLLVKEIFTSIQGESSFQGLPCVFVRLSGCNLRCTYCDSRYAYEGGQEMTINEVLREAGRSGVKLVEITGGEPLLQEETPNLVRALTKKKFTVLVETNGTVDISKLSKKAVKIVDIKCPGSGESARVNWRNLKLIGNKDEVKFVVQDRADYEWAKKVTRRHKLTEKSNVLFSCAFGRLHPCKLADWILEDGLDVRLNLQLHKYIWGRGTRK encoded by the coding sequence GTGAGCCTGCTGGTCAAAGAAATCTTCACGAGCATTCAGGGCGAGTCAAGTTTTCAAGGGCTTCCATGCGTATTCGTAAGACTTTCAGGATGCAATCTCCGGTGCACCTACTGCGATTCGAGATATGCCTATGAGGGTGGACAGGAAATGACTATCAACGAAGTCCTTCGCGAGGCCGGAAGAAGCGGCGTTAAGCTTGTTGAAATCACGGGCGGTGAGCCTCTTCTTCAAGAGGAAACGCCGAACCTCGTCCGCGCTCTGACGAAAAAGAAATTCACAGTTCTGGTCGAGACAAATGGGACCGTTGACATTTCCAAACTCAGCAAGAAGGCAGTGAAGATAGTGGACATAAAATGCCCCGGGAGTGGAGAGTCGGCGCGGGTCAACTGGAGAAATCTCAAGCTTATTGGAAATAAGGATGAGGTTAAGTTCGTAGTCCAAGACAGGGCTGACTATGAGTGGGCAAAGAAGGTTACAAGAAGACACAAGCTTACAGAAAAGAGTAACGTTCTGTTTTCATGTGCGTTTGGACGTCTCCACCCTTGCAAGCTGGCAGACTGGATCTTAGAGGACGGCCTCGATGTAAGGCTCAATCTCCAGCTGCATAAGTATATTTGGGGCCGCGGAACTCGAAAATGA
- the queD gene encoding 6-carboxytetrahydropterin synthase QueD: MFTISVDSRFSGAHRLVGYQGKCSALHGHNWKVSAAVRVDELNQIGMSIDFETLKSLLKEVTDQLDHKYLNELEEFSKTNPTSEHIASHIFRKYRQKLSGKAKLTSVTVWESEGQSVTYSP, encoded by the coding sequence GTGTTCACAATTTCAGTTGACTCAAGATTCTCGGGCGCACACCGCCTCGTCGGATACCAGGGAAAATGTTCTGCGCTTCATGGACACAACTGGAAAGTTTCCGCTGCAGTGCGGGTGGACGAGCTGAATCAAATCGGGATGAGCATTGATTTTGAGACTCTGAAGTCTCTTCTCAAAGAGGTAACAGACCAGCTCGACCACAAATACCTGAATGAGCTTGAAGAATTCTCCAAGACAAACCCGACTTCCGAACATATTGCCTCGCACATTTTCCGGAAATACCGACAGAAGCTCTCTGGAAAGGCAAAACTCACGTCAGTCACAGTGTGGGAATCCGAGGGGCAATCGGTCACATATTCCCCCTAG